A single window of Oerskovia paurometabola DNA harbors:
- a CDS encoding DUF1254 domain-containing protein: MSHHELPGRLGSVRRDGELPRREDLPLVFDELDRQLATQAYLWALPIVSYAQWRKVHYEVFGATGSDLVHYVTYRDRLGLITANATTPYILNFFDLSQTGPLVIELPAGPTAGGVSDFWQREFGVMGEMGPTGDQGGKHLVLPPGHDVPAGAEDHIVLRSTGVNVMFGFRTLDPDHARARALVEAVRIYPFALREDPPATRVVSPDGRPWSGDQPTGLEFWERLHDVYQNEVVDERDRFYLAMLKQLGIEKERPFEPDARLRAILEEGAAAGELIAQANSFDKRFAGSRYWEDRRWDLTIALSTSDQRAPFYDELLERASWFYEAVSFSAAMKSHTPGLGQAYLSAYTGADGEWLDGARHYTLHVPAKVPAKLFWSATVYDAATRCLIDNEQQRGDRGSRDADLVPDDDGSVTLHFGPTPPPSGESNWVQTVPGKHWFSYFRFYGPLESYFDRSWKLGDITPV, encoded by the coding sequence ATGTCGCACCACGAGCTTCCAGGTCGTCTCGGGTCCGTCCGCCGGGACGGCGAGCTCCCACGACGTGAGGACCTGCCGCTGGTCTTCGACGAGCTGGACCGCCAGCTCGCGACCCAGGCGTACCTGTGGGCGTTGCCGATCGTGTCGTACGCGCAGTGGAGGAAGGTCCACTACGAGGTGTTCGGGGCGACGGGCTCCGACCTGGTCCACTACGTGACCTACCGCGACCGGCTGGGCCTCATCACGGCGAACGCGACCACGCCGTACATCCTCAACTTCTTCGACCTGTCGCAGACGGGTCCGCTCGTCATCGAGCTCCCCGCCGGCCCCACGGCGGGCGGGGTCTCGGACTTCTGGCAGCGGGAGTTCGGCGTCATGGGAGAGATGGGGCCCACGGGAGACCAGGGCGGCAAGCACCTGGTCCTCCCGCCCGGGCACGACGTCCCGGCCGGGGCCGAGGACCACATCGTCCTGCGCTCGACGGGCGTCAACGTCATGTTCGGCTTCCGCACCCTCGACCCGGACCACGCACGGGCACGAGCCCTGGTCGAGGCCGTGCGGATCTACCCGTTCGCGCTGCGCGAGGACCCGCCCGCGACCCGGGTCGTCTCGCCGGACGGGCGCCCGTGGTCGGGCGACCAGCCCACGGGGCTGGAGTTCTGGGAGCGCCTGCACGACGTCTACCAGAACGAGGTCGTCGACGAGCGCGACCGCTTCTACCTCGCGATGCTCAAGCAGCTCGGGATCGAGAAGGAGCGACCGTTCGAGCCCGACGCCCGCCTCCGCGCGATCCTCGAGGAGGGAGCGGCGGCCGGTGAGCTCATCGCGCAGGCCAACTCGTTCGACAAGCGCTTCGCCGGCTCTCGGTACTGGGAGGACCGCCGGTGGGACCTGACGATCGCGCTCTCGACCTCCGACCAGCGAGCGCCGTTCTACGACGAGCTCCTGGAGCGCGCGTCGTGGTTCTACGAGGCCGTGAGCTTCTCCGCGGCCATGAAGAGCCACACCCCCGGGCTCGGACAGGCGTACCTCAGCGCGTACACGGGCGCCGACGGCGAGTGGCTCGACGGCGCGCGCCACTACACCCTGCACGTGCCCGCGAAGGTCCCCGCCAAGCTGTTCTGGTCCGCGACGGTCTACGACGCCGCGACCCGCTGCCTGATCGACAACGAGCAGCAGCGCGGCGACCGTGGCTCGCGGGACGCGGACCTCGTCCCGGACGACGACGGCTCCGTCACCCTGCACTTCGGTCCCACGCCACCGCCGAGCGGCGAGTCGAACTGGGTGCAGACCGTCCCGGGCAAGCACTGGTTCTCCTACTTCCGGTTCTACGGCCCGCTCGAGTCCTACTTCGACCGCAGCTGGAAGCTGGGCGACATCACCCCCGTGTGA
- a CDS encoding DUF1269 domain-containing protein, whose translation MATFTVWSFDTPGGAEVASRVLKDAASEGLIKIVDRAIVTWPEGASKPTTRHTHEDEWRGTGWGAFWGLLFGALFFVPVIGVAAGAALGAIHKSMEAVGLNKDQLDRIRAQVTEGTSALFAVTEDGNLDRVGERFHGLHGDLIATNLTDEERHLLLETFD comes from the coding sequence ATGGCTACCTTCACCGTCTGGTCGTTCGACACCCCCGGAGGCGCGGAGGTCGCGTCCCGTGTCCTGAAGGACGCGGCGTCCGAAGGGCTGATCAAGATCGTCGACCGTGCGATCGTGACCTGGCCCGAGGGTGCGAGCAAGCCCACGACGCGCCACACGCACGAGGACGAGTGGCGCGGTACAGGTTGGGGCGCCTTCTGGGGCCTGCTGTTCGGCGCGCTCTTCTTCGTGCCCGTGATCGGGGTCGCCGCGGGCGCGGCCCTGGGCGCGATCCACAAGTCGATGGAGGCCGTGGGACTGAACAAGGACCAGCTCGACCGCATCCGCGCCCAGGTCACGGAGGGCACGTCCGCCCTGTTCGCCGTGACCGAGGACGGCAACCTGGACCGCGTGGGTGAACGGTTCCACGGTCTGCACGGCGACCTCATCGCGACCAACCTCACCGACGAGGAGCGCCACCTGCTGCTCGAGACCTTCGACTGA
- a CDS encoding DUF7144 family membrane protein, whose protein sequence is MARSSQVTGWVGWVWFAGIVLVTLGLFNAISGMVAAFSPEKLVGLGEQGIVVLDVSTWGWVHLVVGVLLVIVGFALLAGRGWARLVAIVLVVLNVLTQFVALPASPWWSVVTIVLGIFVLWALVVHGDEAERASQSSLP, encoded by the coding sequence ATGGCACGGTCGTCACAGGTCACGGGATGGGTCGGCTGGGTGTGGTTCGCGGGCATCGTCCTGGTCACGCTCGGGCTGTTCAACGCGATCAGCGGCATGGTCGCCGCGTTCTCCCCCGAGAAGCTCGTCGGGCTGGGGGAGCAGGGCATCGTGGTGCTCGACGTGTCGACGTGGGGATGGGTCCACCTGGTCGTCGGGGTGCTCCTCGTGATCGTCGGCTTCGCGCTCCTCGCGGGGCGCGGCTGGGCACGGCTCGTCGCGATCGTGCTCGTCGTGCTCAACGTGCTGACCCAGTTCGTCGCGCTCCCGGCGAGCCCGTGGTGGTCCGTCGTCACGATCGTGCTCGGGATCTTCGTGCTGTGGGCGCTCGTCGTGCACGGTGACGAGGCCGAGCGGGCGTCGCAGTCGTCGCTGCCGTGA
- a CDS encoding DUF6325 family protein gives MATTQFGPVEFVAIAFPSERVPDAVKIAIADLLGSDVVRLLDLTVIRKGVGGEIDVVEVEDLGDELDITETQLGSSGLAGQEDIDDVASNLEPGTSALVLIVEHSWARQFVGAVHDAGAAVIAQERIPADVVNEIVELAETEVG, from the coding sequence ATGGCCACGACACAGTTCGGTCCGGTCGAGTTCGTCGCGATCGCCTTCCCCTCCGAACGGGTCCCCGACGCGGTGAAGATCGCGATCGCCGACCTCCTCGGGTCCGACGTCGTCCGGCTCCTCGACCTCACCGTCATCCGCAAGGGGGTCGGGGGCGAGATCGACGTGGTCGAGGTCGAGGACCTCGGCGACGAGCTCGACATCACCGAGACCCAGCTCGGCAGCTCGGGTCTCGCGGGGCAGGAGGACATCGACGACGTCGCATCGAACCTCGAGCCCGGGACGTCCGCCCTCGTCCTGATCGTCGAGCACTCCTGGGCACGGCAGTTCGTCGGTGCCGTGCACGACGCCGGGGCAGCGGTGATCGCGCAGGAACGCATCCCCGCCGACGTCGTCAACGAGATCGTCGAGCTCGCCGAGACCGAGGTCGGCTGA
- a CDS encoding cation:proton antiporter produces MELGFTGGIALVVVLGVVGQVAAKALKVPSILLLLVLGLLAGPVSGLVDPDVLLGDELFPLVSMAVGLLLFEESLKLDMKRLQGGARRPVALLVTLGAVLTGVGATLICWWVLDLPFSRAAVIGAILIVSGPTVVGPLLAVIRPKQPLESVLAFEGIFIDPIGATVALAMANIALHAAPEHLGATALSGVLTGAVAAAVYVAAVRWGRVPAATEVSLAFATALATYAVAEAFHEEAGLFATTTLGIVLANQRWARIEPLHEFGSHVGLLLIGTLFILLSARVDLDALVAYALPTLGIVALLVLVLRPLVASIATTGSVLTSRERVMVGWMAPRGIVAASTASVFALRFEDDGQPFEQLVPVVFGVILLTAVVYGLTGPWVAARLGVRSAGPEDLDDDGVPVAEERAPG; encoded by the coding sequence ATGGAACTCGGGTTCACGGGCGGGATCGCGCTGGTCGTCGTGCTCGGGGTCGTGGGTCAGGTCGCTGCCAAGGCGCTCAAGGTGCCCTCGATCCTGCTGCTGCTCGTGCTGGGGCTGCTGGCCGGTCCGGTGTCGGGGCTGGTCGACCCCGACGTCCTGCTGGGCGACGAGCTGTTCCCGCTCGTGTCGATGGCGGTCGGTCTCCTGCTGTTCGAGGAGTCGCTCAAGCTCGACATGAAACGGCTCCAGGGCGGGGCGCGGCGACCGGTCGCGCTGCTCGTGACGCTCGGCGCGGTCCTGACGGGGGTCGGGGCGACGCTGATCTGCTGGTGGGTGCTCGACCTCCCGTTCTCCCGGGCCGCGGTGATCGGGGCCATCCTCATCGTGTCGGGTCCGACCGTCGTCGGGCCGCTGCTCGCGGTGATCCGGCCCAAGCAGCCGCTCGAGTCGGTGCTCGCGTTCGAGGGCATCTTCATCGACCCGATCGGCGCGACGGTCGCGCTCGCGATGGCCAACATCGCGCTCCACGCGGCCCCCGAGCACCTGGGCGCGACCGCGCTCTCCGGGGTGCTCACGGGGGCCGTCGCCGCGGCGGTCTACGTCGCGGCGGTCCGGTGGGGCAGGGTGCCGGCCGCGACCGAGGTGTCGCTCGCGTTCGCCACGGCGCTCGCGACGTACGCCGTGGCCGAGGCGTTCCACGAGGAGGCCGGCCTGTTCGCGACCACGACGCTGGGCATCGTGCTCGCGAACCAGCGCTGGGCGCGCATCGAGCCGCTGCACGAGTTCGGCAGCCACGTCGGCCTGCTGCTCATCGGGACGCTCTTCATCCTGCTCTCGGCACGGGTCGACCTCGACGCCCTCGTGGCGTACGCCCTGCCGACGCTCGGGATCGTCGCGCTCCTCGTCCTGGTCCTGCGCCCGCTCGTCGCGTCGATCGCGACGACGGGCAGCGTCCTGACGAGCCGAGAACGCGTCATGGTCGGCTGGATGGCGCCGCGCGGGATCGTCGCGGCGTCGACCGCGTCGGTCTTCGCCCTGCGCTTCGAGGACGACGGCCAACCGTTCGAGCAGCTCGTCCCCGTGGTCTTCGGGGTGATCCTCCTGACGGCGGTCGTGTACGGCCTCACGGGGCCGTGGGTCGCGGCGCGCCTGGGCGTGCGCTCAGCCGGCCCGGAGGACCTCGACGACGACGGTGTCCCGGTCGCGGAGGAACGCGCGCCCGGCTGA
- a CDS encoding GNAT family N-acetyltransferase yields the protein MTDALAVTVRPASRDDLPVVAEIAAHYVLHTVSTFQTEPLPLAGWEERWESLREAGRPFLVVTVPGAPGLPDDVAGFAYVGSWRERPAYAATGEDTIYLAPGREGRGLGRTLPTALLAAAAQAGVRELVAVVSDADSPASVVLHEKLGFRQVGRLERVGLKHGRWLDTVLLQRSLG from the coding sequence ATGACCGACGCCCTTGCCGTGACCGTCCGTCCCGCGTCCCGCGACGACCTGCCCGTGGTCGCGGAGATCGCGGCGCACTACGTCCTGCACACGGTCTCGACGTTCCAGACCGAACCGCTCCCCCTCGCGGGGTGGGAGGAGCGGTGGGAGTCGCTGCGGGAGGCGGGCCGCCCGTTCCTGGTCGTCACCGTGCCGGGCGCCCCCGGCCTGCCCGACGACGTCGCCGGGTTCGCGTACGTGGGCTCCTGGCGCGAGCGCCCCGCCTACGCGGCGACGGGCGAGGACACCATCTACCTCGCCCCCGGCCGCGAGGGACGCGGCCTGGGCCGGACGCTCCCGACCGCCCTCCTGGCCGCTGCCGCGCAGGCGGGGGTGCGCGAGCTCGTCGCGGTCGTGAGCGACGCCGACTCCCCCGCGTCCGTGGTGCTGCACGAGAAGCTGGGCTTCCGGCAGGTCGGGCGGCTGGAACGGGTCGGTCTCAAGCACGGCCGCTGGCTCGACACCGTGCTGCTCCAGCGCTCGCTGGGCTGA
- a CDS encoding AI-2E family transporter, whose amino-acid sequence MTSDASTTPEPAPGASAAPVTDPDRPRDFLALSPDDPRKPPRWLPRALFMTVVAVFVGIFAWYAIGTLESLGVNILIAFFIALALEPIVVWLVRHGWRRGAAAATALLGGLVVVVGIFALFGNLFVQQLVQLVQSIPALYTDIQEFLSTRFDVDIPSSDELLKQGFNEFGEDVASGALVVGTTIVGVIFAFLTIMLVTYYLLAAGPKFRVAICRWLTPNRQQEVLRLWEITQVKVSDFINSRIVLAALSSVFTFVFLLILGTDYALPLSVFVGVVSQFVPTIGTYIGGALPVIVALTSQGLPQALAVLIFIVAYQQLENLYFSPKVSARALEMNPAVSFVVVLAFGAVFGALGAFLSLPIAATIQAVANTYIQRHELVDSHMLHDPGHEKDDDPDDDPGEKDGGVARRRRANRKAGRDAAKTVDERHADGIE is encoded by the coding sequence ATGACGAGCGACGCGAGCACCACTCCGGAGCCGGCCCCTGGGGCGTCGGCCGCCCCGGTCACCGACCCCGACCGGCCCCGAGACTTCCTGGCCCTCTCCCCCGACGACCCGCGCAAGCCACCCCGCTGGCTGCCGCGCGCTCTCTTCATGACCGTCGTCGCGGTCTTCGTCGGGATCTTCGCCTGGTACGCGATCGGCACCCTGGAGAGCCTCGGCGTCAACATCCTCATCGCGTTCTTCATCGCCCTCGCGCTCGAGCCGATCGTGGTGTGGCTGGTCCGGCACGGGTGGCGGCGCGGTGCGGCTGCGGCGACGGCGCTGCTGGGCGGGCTCGTGGTGGTCGTCGGCATCTTCGCTCTCTTCGGCAACCTGTTCGTGCAGCAGCTCGTCCAGCTCGTCCAGTCGATCCCTGCCCTCTACACCGACATCCAGGAGTTCCTCTCGACGAGGTTCGACGTCGACATACCGAGCTCCGACGAGCTCCTCAAGCAGGGCTTCAACGAGTTCGGCGAGGACGTCGCGTCCGGTGCCCTGGTCGTGGGGACGACGATCGTGGGCGTGATCTTCGCGTTCCTGACGATCATGCTCGTGACGTACTACCTGCTCGCGGCGGGCCCCAAGTTCCGCGTCGCGATCTGCCGCTGGCTCACGCCGAACCGCCAGCAGGAGGTCCTGCGCCTGTGGGAGATCACGCAGGTCAAGGTCTCCGACTTCATCAACTCCCGCATCGTCCTCGCGGCACTGTCGAGCGTCTTCACGTTCGTCTTCCTGCTGATCCTCGGCACGGACTACGCCCTGCCGCTGTCGGTGTTCGTCGGCGTCGTGTCGCAGTTCGTGCCGACGATCGGTACGTACATCGGCGGCGCGCTGCCCGTGATCGTGGCACTGACCTCGCAGGGGCTCCCGCAGGCCCTCGCGGTCCTCATCTTCATCGTCGCCTACCAGCAGCTCGAGAACCTGTACTTCTCGCCCAAGGTCTCGGCGCGGGCCCTCGAGATGAACCCTGCGGTGTCATTCGTGGTCGTGCTCGCCTTCGGGGCGGTGTTCGGTGCGCTCGGCGCGTTCCTGTCGCTCCCGATCGCCGCGACCATCCAGGCCGTCGCGAACACGTACATCCAGCGGCACGAGCTGGTGGACTCGCACATGCTGCACGACCCGGGCCACGAGAAGGACGACGACCCCGACGACGACCCGGGCGAGAAGGACGGCGGGGTCGCGCGACGCCGTCGGGCGAACCGCAAGGCCGGCCGCGACGCCGCGAAGACCGTCGACGAGCGCCACGCCGACGGCATCGAGTAG
- a CDS encoding SHOCT domain-containing protein — translation MPLRRVGRPGLLGTMARTAVIAGTASATAGAVNRHQQSKAEQQAEQQQYAAQQQAQQQQLYAQQAAAAQAAQAAPTAPAAGGNDLLAQIEQLGQLHASGVLSDAEFVAAKAKLLG, via the coding sequence ATGCCACTACGACGCGTCGGACGCCCAGGTCTGCTGGGCACCATGGCCCGTACCGCCGTCATCGCCGGGACGGCTTCCGCCACGGCCGGAGCCGTGAACCGGCACCAGCAGAGCAAGGCCGAGCAGCAGGCCGAGCAGCAGCAGTACGCGGCGCAGCAGCAGGCTCAGCAGCAGCAGCTCTACGCGCAGCAGGCCGCGGCTGCCCAGGCGGCACAGGCCGCGCCGACGGCACCTGCTGCGGGTGGGAACGACCTCCTGGCCCAGATCGAGCAGCTCGGCCAGCTCCACGCGAGCGGTGTCCTCAGCGACGCCGAGTTCGTGGCCGCCAAGGCCAAGCTGCTCGGCTGA
- a CDS encoding sigma-70 family RNA polymerase sigma factor, with product MTERTATVADEDLGELLDQYRSQLTGYCYRLLGSSFEADDAVQDTMVRAWRSYDRFEGRSALRSWLYRIATNVCFDHIAQRKRRERPMGLGAAQTAEERNLGEQLSEETWVEPVPDDRVLPRDGDPADVAVGRESIRLAFVAALQYLPPKQRAVLILREVLRWQASEVAELLETSVPSVNSALQRARATLSAQAHYGSGPGADGANLPTVPVDEDKNELLEKYLDAFERYDMPALVALLHDEATLSMPPYALWMQGPVQIERWMVGPGAECRGSRMVPVRANGTFGFGQYRVAPDGGYDAWALQVIDTADGKVTGINAFLDVEAWYPLFGLPLHLDA from the coding sequence ATGACCGAACGCACAGCGACCGTCGCGGACGAGGACCTCGGGGAGCTGCTGGACCAGTACCGGTCGCAGCTCACGGGCTACTGCTACCGCCTGCTCGGCTCCTCCTTCGAGGCCGACGATGCGGTCCAGGACACCATGGTCCGCGCCTGGCGATCTTACGACCGCTTCGAGGGACGCTCCGCGCTGCGCTCCTGGCTCTACCGCATCGCGACCAACGTCTGCTTCGACCACATCGCCCAGCGCAAGCGCCGCGAAAGACCCATGGGCCTCGGCGCGGCGCAGACGGCCGAGGAGAGGAACCTCGGCGAGCAGCTCTCGGAGGAGACGTGGGTCGAGCCCGTCCCCGACGACCGCGTGCTGCCCCGGGACGGCGACCCGGCAGACGTCGCGGTCGGGCGCGAGTCCATCCGCCTCGCGTTCGTCGCCGCCCTGCAGTACCTGCCACCCAAGCAGCGCGCCGTCCTCATCCTGCGCGAGGTCCTGCGCTGGCAGGCCAGCGAGGTCGCCGAGCTCCTGGAGACCTCGGTGCCGTCGGTCAACAGCGCGCTCCAGCGGGCGCGGGCCACCCTGTCCGCCCAGGCGCACTACGGCTCGGGTCCCGGGGCCGACGGCGCCAACCTGCCGACAGTCCCCGTGGACGAGGACAAGAACGAGCTCCTGGAGAAGTACCTCGACGCGTTCGAGCGCTACGACATGCCCGCCCTGGTGGCGCTCCTCCACGACGAGGCCACGCTCTCGATGCCGCCCTACGCGCTGTGGATGCAGGGTCCGGTCCAGATCGAGCGGTGGATGGTCGGCCCGGGGGCGGAGTGCCGCGGCTCGCGCATGGTGCCGGTCCGGGCCAACGGCACGTTCGGCTTCGGTCAGTACCGGGTCGCGCCCGACGGCGGGTACGACGCCTGGGCGCTGCAGGTGATCGACACCGCGGACGGCAAGGTGACGGGCATCAACGCGTTCCTCGACGTCGAGGCCTGGTACCCGCTCTTCGGCCTGCCGCTCCATCTCGACGCGTAG
- a CDS encoding SpoIIE family protein phosphatase: protein MTEAQAIFELVEAGLGTPTADESFDRFARLAMRQLGVPTAAVSLVLSDEQVYPGAHGMPEDIQLSRRMPLTHSFCQHVTNDREPLVVPDTRKDARVWDNPSIPEFGVLAYAGFPIFDQRGRVVGTLCAMDDEPHDWTDTDLATLADLTAACTSELQLRIAHERATRMQNLAIQATRRNRLLLMLSEAFADATSVQDVGETLAYVASSAIGARYAGLAVVDPSRKSLTYTSMDHLEPALAPSYRYARLDDPDRVLSFVARTQEALFFRDEGEILAAFPNVSESLDESVGARALLPVLSGTTLLAVIFLGWEQGKTADDESLSRAGLAGFVAHALERVKLLEERRDAATTLQAAMLTALPDIPHLELASTYSPATLTDQVGGDWYDAVVHDEDASVLMIGDVTGHDMRAAAEMGQLRSMLRTFAWSHDESPSALLRLLDRANTGLSLHASGTAVVVRLDRRGDFYDLSWSNAGHPPPLILRSDGKVELLDTRPDMMLGFVPNAARSDHVTHLGPGDTLLLYTDGLIERRGVPQSARLSGLAQALASLRHGSTLALPNALVQRLVGSDQRDDIAVLAVRVRAAVDSHPTPACPTRMTRDVEHSTAAISPARRWVDDILESCGINRDQRRTIMLLASETLTNAVQHAQGPLEAVVEVWPATVRVGVRDASPDEPTLHDPEPHETGGRGIQFLDRFADRWFVEHKTSDGPGKTVWFELAREDALSR, encoded by the coding sequence GTGACCGAGGCCCAGGCGATCTTCGAGCTGGTCGAGGCAGGTCTCGGGACCCCGACCGCGGACGAGTCCTTCGACCGCTTCGCCCGCCTGGCCATGCGCCAGCTCGGCGTCCCGACGGCCGCCGTGTCCCTCGTCCTGTCCGACGAGCAGGTGTATCCCGGGGCCCACGGCATGCCCGAGGACATCCAGCTCAGCCGGCGCATGCCGCTCACCCATTCGTTCTGCCAGCACGTGACGAACGACCGCGAGCCGCTCGTCGTGCCGGACACGCGCAAGGACGCCCGGGTCTGGGACAACCCGTCCATCCCGGAGTTCGGCGTCCTCGCGTACGCGGGCTTCCCGATCTTCGACCAGCGCGGCCGCGTCGTCGGGACGCTGTGCGCGATGGACGACGAGCCCCACGACTGGACCGACACCGACCTCGCGACCCTCGCCGACCTGACGGCCGCGTGCACGTCCGAGCTCCAGCTGCGCATCGCGCACGAGCGGGCGACCCGGATGCAGAACCTCGCCATCCAGGCGACCCGGCGCAACCGCCTGCTGCTCATGCTCAGCGAGGCCTTCGCCGACGCGACCTCCGTGCAGGACGTGGGCGAGACCCTCGCGTACGTGGCGTCGTCGGCGATCGGGGCCCGGTACGCCGGGCTCGCGGTCGTCGACCCGTCGCGCAAGAGCCTGACGTACACGAGCATGGACCACCTGGAGCCGGCGCTCGCGCCCTCGTACCGGTACGCCCGCCTCGACGACCCGGACCGCGTCCTGTCGTTCGTCGCCCGCACCCAGGAGGCCCTGTTCTTCCGGGACGAGGGCGAGATCCTCGCGGCGTTCCCGAACGTCTCCGAGTCGCTCGACGAGAGCGTCGGCGCGCGGGCCCTGCTGCCCGTGCTCTCCGGCACGACCCTGCTCGCGGTCATCTTCCTCGGGTGGGAGCAGGGCAAGACCGCCGACGACGAGTCCCTGTCCCGTGCGGGCCTCGCGGGCTTCGTGGCGCACGCCCTCGAACGCGTCAAGCTGCTCGAGGAACGGCGCGACGCCGCCACGACCCTCCAGGCCGCGATGCTCACGGCCCTGCCCGACATCCCCCACCTCGAGCTGGCCTCGACCTACTCGCCCGCGACGCTCACGGACCAGGTCGGGGGCGACTGGTACGACGCCGTGGTGCACGACGAGGACGCCTCGGTCCTCATGATCGGCGACGTGACGGGTCACGACATGCGGGCCGCAGCCGAGATGGGGCAGCTCAGGTCGATGCTCCGCACGTTCGCCTGGAGCCACGACGAGTCGCCCTCGGCCCTGCTCCGTCTCCTCGACCGTGCGAACACGGGGCTCTCGCTCCACGCGAGCGGGACCGCCGTCGTCGTGCGGCTCGACCGGCGCGGCGACTTCTACGACCTGTCCTGGTCCAACGCGGGCCACCCGCCGCCGCTCATCCTGAGGTCCGACGGGAAGGTCGAGCTCCTCGACACCCGGCCGGACATGATGCTCGGGTTCGTCCCCAACGCCGCGCGCAGCGACCACGTGACCCACCTCGGCCCGGGAGACACGCTCCTGCTCTACACGGACGGGCTCATCGAGCGACGCGGGGTCCCGCAGAGCGCACGCCTGTCGGGGCTGGCACAGGCCCTCGCGTCGCTGCGGCACGGCTCGACGCTCGCGCTCCCGAACGCGCTGGTCCAACGCCTGGTCGGCAGCGACCAGCGCGACGACATCGCGGTCCTCGCGGTCCGTGTCCGGGCCGCCGTCGACTCCCACCCGACGCCCGCGTGCCCCACCCGGATGACGCGCGACGTCGAGCACTCGACCGCGGCGATCTCACCGGCGCGGCGCTGGGTCGACGACATCCTGGAGAGCTGCGGGATCAACCGCGACCAGCGGCGCACCATCATGCTGCTCGCGAGCGAGACCCTGACCAACGCGGTCCAGCACGCGCAGGGACCGCTCGAGGCGGTCGTCGAGGTGTGGCCCGCGACCGTCCGGGTCGGTGTCCGGGACGCGTCCCCCGACGAGCCGACCCTGCACGACCCCGAACCGCACGAGACGGGCGGCCGCGGCATCCAGTTCCTCGACCGGTTCGCCGACCGCTGGTTCGTCGAGCACAAGACGTCGGACGGTCCGGGCAAGACCGTCTGGTTCGAGCTCGCCCGGGAAGACGCCCTCTCCCGCTGA
- a CDS encoding universal stress protein, producing the protein MIRPLLVGVHPGQHPDIVQRAAGFAHALGTAIVCVWVDVGPVPDDGRAEQRLKAELDGALHGTGVGWTLVVAGDGDVARQLDEAAVSHDAAIVVVGAHRAGADGWRNEALGGSVAGRLSHLQHRPVVVLPVLPAPSEGEPDED; encoded by the coding sequence ATGATCCGACCCCTGCTCGTCGGAGTGCACCCGGGCCAGCACCCGGACATCGTGCAGCGCGCCGCCGGTTTCGCGCACGCCCTGGGGACGGCCATCGTGTGCGTGTGGGTGGACGTCGGACCGGTGCCCGACGACGGCCGCGCGGAGCAGCGGCTCAAGGCCGAGCTCGACGGTGCGCTGCACGGCACGGGCGTCGGCTGGACCCTCGTCGTGGCGGGTGACGGCGACGTCGCGCGCCAGCTCGACGAGGCCGCGGTGAGCCACGACGCCGCGATCGTCGTGGTCGGCGCGCACCGTGCGGGCGCCGACGGGTGGCGCAACGAAGCCCTGGGCGGCTCGGTCGCGGGCAGGCTGTCGCACCTGCAGCACCGGCCCGTCGTCGTGCTGCCCGTGCTGCCCGCGCCCTCCGAGGGCGAGCCGGACGAGGACTGA